The following coding sequences are from one Arachis hypogaea cultivar Tifrunner chromosome 7, arahy.Tifrunner.gnm2.J5K5, whole genome shotgun sequence window:
- the LOC112702181 gene encoding uncharacterized protein: MTSSSSSSSSSSSSEEEETSPTTAPATAPTTAPANTATTNPAHQDKIKSAMQSLSSILSSPLSSHDPSALYPPISALLRRPNSGTGDNNLCRWLYDTFQSSVPDLQLLVLRFLPLITGLYLSRIHNRKPQAGFEAVLLAFYAHETTSRAGQPVTATLPDLSHPSLYHESKTPPPSKNSATDLNIAVVSPTLEPHGTVRSTRRARIVGVALELFYSKISSMPTESKVDFCEFCKIWAGQDGSMYKHFEEEGITEIKIDVKKKEKEKEKGKGKGKGGGKAVEETAAAEGRIPMPWELMQPVVRILAHCLMGPGSNKNEAVFAAANEACRCLFARSMHDVNPMAILAMRSLLRLSKTLDDDFDPTELPVTDIITL, translated from the coding sequence ATGACGTCGTCCTCGTCCtcctcgtcctcctcctcctcgtcgGAAGAAGAGGAAACCTCCCCCACCACCGCACCTGCCACCGCTCCCACCACCGCACCAGCAAACACCGCCACCACCAACCCCGCCCACCAAGACAAGATCAAATCCGCAATGCAATCCCTCTCTTCAATCCTCTCATCCCCGCTCTCCTCACACGACCCCTCCGCCCTCTACCCTCCCATCTCCGCCCTCCTCCGCCGCCCAAACTCCGGCACCGGCGACAACAACCTCTGCCGCTGGCTATACGATACCTTCCAATCCTCCGTCCCCGACCTCCAACTCCTCGTCCTCCGCTTCCTCCCTCTCATCACCGGTCTCTACCTCTCTCGAATCCATAACCGAAAGCCTCAAGCCGGTTTTGAAGCCGTTCTGTTAGCATTCTACGCGCACGAAACAACCTCACGCGCCGGACAGCCCGTAACCGCCACGCTCCCTGATCTCTCCCACCCTAGCCTCTACCACGAGTCAAAAACTCCACCGCCTTCGAAAAACTCCGCCACGGATCTCAACATCGCCGTTGTTTCCCCAACGCTCGAGCCTCACGGAACTGTTAGGTCAACGAGAAGAGCAAGAATCGTCGGCGTAGCGTTAGAACTCTTCTACAGCAAGATATCTTCCATGCCGACAGAGTCGAAGGTGGATTTCTGCGAGTTTTGTAAGATTTGGGCGGGACAAGACGGTAGCATGTATAAACATTTCGAGGAAGAAGGAATAACAGAAATCAAAATCGAcgtgaaaaagaaagagaaagagaaagagaaaggtaagggtaaaggtaaAGGTGGTGGAAAGGCGGTGGAAGAGACGGCGGCGGCAGAAGGGAGGATACCGATGCCGTGGGAGCTGATGCAGCCTGTGGTGAGGATTCTGGCGCATTGTTTGATGGGACCGGGGAGTAATAAAAATGAGGCGGTGTTTGCGGCGGCGAATGAGGCTTGCCGGTGCTTGTTTGCACGGTCCATGCATGATGTGAACCCCATGGCTATATTGGCCATGAGGAGCTTGTTGAGGCTTTCTAAGACTCTTGATGATGACTTTGATCCAACTGAGTTACCTGTAACTGATATTATTACCCTTTAG